TAAGTCCgtaattaaaatttaggatACTTCtggtcaaaataataaaatgtaccTATCATAATTTtgtcaataaattttaatatttatcaaTGGTAtatatttgattgaaaaaaaaaagatcaaatacacataaaagttgaaattttcataaggttAGAGAAATTATAACACTGAGAAGagaattattgtatttatttatttcttttttgtataagaaaaagaaaatgatttgcAAGTTTACACGAGGAAAAATAAATAGTGGTCAcactttaataatttaaaaaaaaaataaaaaaaattcaacatttcaaTGACTTGggtataatttattattattattattattttctgaaATGGattgtgttttatttttaattcattgttttaaagaaatttcttgaaatgGTATTCAAATTTCGAAATGAATATATCATTTTTGTCTATCATTCTTTTCTTATACATTTCTGTCttataaaatctaaaatgaatatatcaagaaaaatttaatatttcaaaaacgtttttctctccatctttttcttttcctattaTTCAAAACCAAGAAACACAAAAGGTAAATTAAATAAACGAAAAACGAAATCGTTTTTAAACAACCCTAAttcttttgaaaacaaaatccaaCCTTAGCATTGATCTCTTATTCCCTTCCATTGTCCaatattaaaaatttgtaataattagtgcATGAATGTGCAGGTATGACATAAAAATGCCGACATTGTTGCAAAGATGTGTATTAATGTTATCAGACACAGGCCAAGCTCTCTCCATGTTCAGCTTAGGCATTTTCATGGCAGCACAACCAAACATCATCTCTTGTTCGATGTCGGAGGCTGCCTCCGCCATGCTCGTTCGATTCCTCCTTAGTCCCATACTCATAGCTGCCATTACCAAACTCGTCAATCTTCATGGAATTGCATTGCATACCGCTATTATTCAGGTTTCTACTTTACTCTCTAAACTTTTCTATTAATATTACTTatttatcttaatattaaaattttttattgcaTTCAACACAAATTTTTATGGCcattaaataattgtttttaaattatttgttaagaaaataattcaaatctgtctttttattttttagttatttgttaagaatataattcaaatctatgttttttttttattatagtttattaaaaatataattcaaaCAAGATTTGAATTAGGCATCTAAGTTActgatatattaattatattgattatatatgagGTATACTCATGTGGTCCATAAGTAAGCTTTTGTTCTAATAGTttagttatattaaatttgaataaaatgtcaaattatttataaaaatagtaaaaaaaaaaaaaaaaaaaaaaaaacaatttatagacttctatcaacttctatcaaagaagaataaaaatttgttattttgtgtaaatagtttctcttattttttatttttgaaaacttcaCCAAAATATTTGTCTATActcttttaaacaaaaattaagtaTAAGGAATATAGAAGTTAGATATGAAAATACAAACACATAAGCAACGTAACTCAATATGTTGAGAAGACATATTCCTTCAATGAAGAggtcaaatattttttttactcttAACTTCACGTGCcgtaaactaataaaaaaaaagacaaaaaagtaTTGGtaactttttttgaaaaatattataaatatagtaaaagcATATTACATCATGTTGCCAATTATTGATTTATGTTAATCAAtattacataaaaataaaaaatttagattaaaattatgTATATAAGATAGTTTTATGTATTACTCGGATTAGATAAGAAATCaataattatcatttttttttaagtctactatatatttattctaatttggctttttttctttttttttttctttttttcctaattattatatttaggcTGCTTTTCCTCAAGGAGTTGTTTCATTCGTGTTGGCTAAGGAATACAATGTTCATCCAAACGTACTCAGTACTTCGTAAGTGTTCATTTCATCTAAAATTATTCTTAcattttttataacaattttcattaaatgcattacactaattaaaagattaggGTATGGttaaaactttcaaaacaaTCAAGGATTgatttaaaccaaaatttggGTAAACATTTGGTATATAATTCAACCTATCTtttaaagatttaattatctttggaaattataataaataatggaCGGTCATTTTGTgccaatttctttctttttagcgaatgcaattaaaaaaaatttaatagaattataatttttttaaccatattaaaaatttaagatgagtgattttgtctttttttttagtacaataaaggAGAGATTCAAACTACAAACTTTTTTATTACTAAAACATATTACATGTCAATTGAGTCGCTCATTTTGGCGATGATAGTGATTTTATTTGATATAgagaaaaactttttttaaaaaatatcttaaaaGACCCTTTAATATTGCATTTggaaacattctttttaaataaaaaaaaatcttgataaTTATTAAATAGTTGTTCTCAAATATAGAAAGATGAACCAAAATacttacaaatataacaaaatatcactgtttatcagtaataaacactgatagacactaattatttattaatgtctattactaatatataatgTCTATCGGTGATAAATGACAgtagtctatcaatgtctatcaatatatATTACTGATAAACTGTGACATTTTatcatatttgaaaacattttaaacgaaattttatttaaaacaatttttccattattaaatttaaaaaatctatatgGATCGTCCATGTAataattaagtaaaagaattcTTCCATTTAAATTTGAGACTTGTAGGAGAATTTATTTTAGGTTTTGAGATTCACAAAGTTGATCATTTGATAATCAATCTATAATCTATTTTAGAAAATTGTCTTCATTTTCAAAGATTTAAATAGtgcaaattttagaaacaataTCTTTATATacctataatatatatatatatatatatatatatatatatatatttatcaatatatccagtttttttaattttaaaatttaaaacatagaattacatttacaaaaattaaagaagattaataaatataatatgcatACTACAAGTCCAATTCATTTAAAATGTGTATTATTATATCTTTAAGAAAATAATGTTTAAACGAAAAAGAATACATAAATATTCCATGAATTAATTTTCATCTTTAACTATAACTAAttttatggtttataaatataatagatCAAATACATTCTGAATCGTCGCTTAAATTGGattccataatttttttttttatagatgaaACATACAATCTAAGATTGTTTTCATATGATgagccaacttatttataaatatagtaaaataataaaaaaattatatatatttgaaaatattttatgtgGTTTTagcatttaaaataatttctcatttatttaataacttatatgtaaGATGTTGATATCACCTATGTATTTACATCTATATTTTGTTTTGCTGTTTTTTGTGTGTTAATCCTTGTAAAGGGTGGTTGTTGGAATGTTGATTGCCTTCCCAATAATTCTGAGTTATTATCTGCTTCTTGGGGCCATTTTTAAATAAAGCAAACTGGAAGTCCTGAAGGGTAAAAAGTTGAATTTTTGGGGCAACATATAGAAAGCACCTCCAATTGTGTTTAtagacacacacacatataatatataatgtgCTTCTTATTGTCTATGTGGACTTGTTTAATTCcatttaaatgttacatattgaattttatttttatgtataatgTTCTAAGTTATGATGTATTTGTGTTACTTTCAATATCAATTTGTGTAAAGCTAAGCAAATAATGCCATCGATCTCTATCTCGTATATGGTTGTAACactactagaaaaaaaaaaaaaaaaaaaacctaattttttttaataacaataattttattgacaattaattatattcctttattttatttaatattaagttGGGGAATAAACTTTTGACCTTTTGGTCAAGAGTTATATGTCTAACCGAGTTAAATTGTGCTTAaattagttataaatatagataaatttttaaaaaataggtggTGATtatttgagatttgaattttggtttttggtttttgaaatttaagtctattttctctcaatttcttgtTATGGGTTTCATCTTTTTTAAGTGAGAGAGTTGAAtctttaaccaaatttcaaaaaagaaaaaaaaaaattttgaaaaattattttggcTTTGGATTTTAAAACATGGGTAGAAATTAGATAACAAAGCaaaaaatttggagatggaagtGGTGTTTATgggattaattttcaaaaataaaaaatgaaataattactaaaagacttgattttttatttttgaaaattaagcttataaacactacttttacCCAAaagtttttatgttttattttctcctttctATTAACGTTTTTAAAATCCAAGccgaaatttgaaaatttaaaaaaatagttttaaaaaacttgtaTTTATATAAGAGTCTGACTAGAAATTCAAGtattcatcaaataaacatgaaaatcataattaaaaattttggataaaacaagcatacattaaaaaaaattgttaccaAACAAGGCTTAATTAACACAATTAACTTTTATTCTAAATTATATATGtttgtatattttttagatacaaaattatacGATGGGATTGAACCATCAAACTTCGGAACGATAATACTGATATATTTATCTACGGAACTATGGTTGGATATTGGTTCTATATATAAGAATTAATGAGAAAGAATCTTgcaaattaattagattttataTAGTTGTAATATGGCCTCGTCAATAAATAATAGCTATTATTATCAATTCCAACTAAGTGGATAAAGGCACcctttatataattttaaaggCCTTAATCCCGGCAAcctcatatataatttatttttttttaaaaaaaaacttcattattttatatattaaaaaataatcattcGTTTTGATTTCTATATTTCTAAAATGTCCAATATATTTAGTTTTAGAAACCAacattttgattcctttgttttaatttcattttaaaattttaaattaaaagatttaaatgatcgttttttagaaatacaaAAACCAACCAAACATTATATCTCGAAAATATATATGGCAAGATTAACGGAAGTTTAAAATTGCAGCGACCAGCGCAAATATTTTGAATGTATAGTCAtcaaagtaatatttaaatctacCCCTATCATTATTAATTAACATATctagttaattaaaaattaaaggtTTTTAAACCCTTTCAGTGACATCAATAGAATAAGTCGCTAAAATTATTGTCTTTAGCACTGCAAGCTAATAACAACCTATTATaaataagaatttaaaatttattaaaaattggaaattaattaatttattttaaagaaaaaattaaaaaattaattaaattactattGGAAAAAGATTTGGGATGTTAATATACTAAGTGGGTTGTCTTGCTGACAATGAGAATTCATATACTAAGTGGATCGTTAATATACTATTTGGGATGCTTGGAGGATTTTGTTGGCCAATAGTTAATTTAAGTTATTACAgtatagataaataaaatagtagGAGATTATTATAGTATCTCTAATTAtgatctctttatataataaatttttctAGGCTAGTTTAGATCTTTTATAATAACAGGAGGAACACTGAGATTTAAAGGATTGCATATTGAGTGAAACTTGAAGTGATAATTAGAGATTATATTACTTGTGATGAAGTGTTTTGATAAATTTCTTAATTACAGGTTATATTGCTTATGTTGAAACCCTTTTAGATCTCAATGTCAATTTCAACTCAAGAGATAACTTCATCACCAAATTCTCTCCCTGTTTGGCTCAATTTGACTCATGATCCAACTTTCACTTCATCCAACTCGACAACTCAAAGCTCTTTATCCATAATCTCAATCCAGTTTGACTCAAAGATGAAAGCTTAATTCTATGATGACATAATTTTGAATgcttgtaaattttgtattttgtgaacTTATATAGTTGTAAATTATATTTGATGTACTTTtattgttggataatttcattattttataatgtacaAATGGATTACAAATTTCTATTGTTAAAGGAAGTCATGATATTTGATGCATTACCAAGTATTTCATGAGTGTACTTACCTAAAAATAAGTAATTCTAATGTAAAttgattatgaaattttgatATGTAAGTTCGTTGTAGCATAAAATTaacttatatatatgatataataatagaATTAAGAAAAGATCATTATATGTTAAAGGTAGCATTAATAAAAAGTTGTTATATGATAAAGATAGCACTAAAAGTACATTTTTATATGGAAAAGATAGCATTACGAACAAGCTATTATTCATTAACGATAACCTTAATAATCAAGGctatgaaatatttttatagCAACGTATATATGCTATATCTTTTTACTCTATTATAGCATTTGTTATAGCCATAGGTCTaccacaactttttttttcgtTAGCTATCCTATTcgttatttcttgtagtgtttttttacaaaaatgttTACATTAATTTCTATCTATGTGTAATGAACCTAATTGTGGGTATTTATAGTTCATACCTTATAATCAGTTACAAAATAGGAACAAATTAGTTAGGTAAGAAATAAAAACTAGTTGTTGAAATTTGTTAAGATTCAAAAGTCTTAAGAGAGAAAATGGAGTTTTCTTCAAGGTGATGATTCTTCTTCTCCAGTTCTGATTAGATGGTCTTCACCCTCTTCCGCCGCCGTTGTCGCCattcatttatatttttcttggtTACATTTTGTTTTTGGCGTTGGTCGCGACTTTAGTAGATATGCCAACAACCTTAGTAAGATGAGTATCTTCAGGATTCAAATTCGAACGACACTAAGTAAACGTGGTGGAAAACACACACATTCTTTAAAACTTGAGGAccaaaaaagattttttttttcttttccgagttttctttttccttcttctttcctGTTTAGcatttgttttaattgttttttaaaaattgaaataaaaactcAAATCTTCCGGTGAAGACTAAAAAGAGAAAAGTTTgttctaattttaggaaaattacaaaattaggaaaagaaaaacaatgtatacttatatatatatatcaggtAAGTTTTTGTGTTGTAAAATTATCAGGTTAACAAATATGAGGTAAGAGTAGATGCAATTTGTAAGCATATAAAGAAAAGAACCGTTATTATTGTTTTGGCCTCTAAAAACAGATTGTGTCCACAAAAACCAATTAAAACTCACACACCTTTCTTCTCTCTTCATTATCAACACCTTAAACCGCCGCCGTCCCCATGATCGCCGGCAAGGATGTTTTCAACATTCTCGGTGCAATCGTTCCAATGTACTTCCCGCCAACAATTGCCTACATTACTGTACGgtggttcaatctcttcacCGACGAGCAATCCGCCGGAATAAACCGCTTCGTCAGACTTCTGGCCATTCCATTCCTCTGCTTCCACGTAATCTCCACTAACAATCTCCTCGCCATTAATCTCAAACTCTTCGCTGCCGATTCACTTCAGAAGCTCGTCTTCCTTGCCGCTCTGTTTCTCTGGAATTTTCTCTGTAAAAGCGCCTCTCTCGATTGGGTCATCACTCTCTTCTCTCTGTCCTGTCTTCCGAATACGCTCATCATTGGCCTTCCAATGACGACCGCTATGTACGGCCAAGCATCGGTTGGTTTAATGATTCAGACTGTGGTTTTTCAGGGCGTGATTTGGGTGAATGTGTTGATTGTTCTGTTCGAGTATAGAGCTGCCAGGCTGACTTTTGTGGCGGAGAGTTCTAAACTTTCGAGGGCAGAGATTCAGAGGCGCTGTGGCTTTACGAAGCTTTTTCCAGAGGAAACAGAGGTGAGTGTTGTGTGCGTTGATGGCGATGGTAATGAAGGTTTTCCGGCGAAAGAGACACGTCCGATCGACGACGGCAGTGGTTTTGAGAAAGATGTGGTCCGGTCGGAGCATACGTCTTCTACCAAAGGTAATTAATTCATAATCCTTTTAGCTGCCATGCGTGCATCCCACCAAATGGAACCACCAAATTGTTCCATGATAATTTAGTTCCAGCAAATTCTTTTTatctcttttttaaaatattttaatttatttttacgtGAATGATTTGAGTAGGATGAATATGAATCTaggtattatatatatattttaatacttAGGTGTttgttttgataattttttaaaagaagattTTAGCACGTGACAATTTTTCATTCGACATTGCACAATAGATGGTGCAACACACccaagtttatatatatattatttgacttaattaaaatttaagaaaaaatattttaaataataaaactactgaaaatatttacaaataatagtaaaatatcacaattCTATATAGATCACGATGATTGCGATCATCGATATACTATTATCTATGTCTATTTATGTCATGATAGATAACGATAGTAGTAGCCTATCGCCGTctagatagactgtgatattttgttatcattgataaatattttgattcatttttttatatttgaaaataatttttttaaaaaaccatatCCAAATTCGGctatttgtttaaaatataaaatcgcCGCTTAtcatttcaaaagttttaatatCATTCTTATTTTACAtaaatatggattttttttaatagaaataacaaatagaaaaaaaaaatatccttccaaataaaattattatttagagaaaaatacattttagtCTCAATTTTTAAGATTAGATGCATGTGGtcttaatatttcaaattgTTCATTTTAGTTCTTGACTTTTCAAGAATAGATTTAAAATGTAGtaattaaattatcaaattttgaatataaaaataattaaaaatatgatatgGCAAGATgacttggaaaaaaaatattattttttaatctttcccacttctctcttctctttcttccaCTTTTTTCTCTCCTCTTTCTTCATGTTCTCTCTTCTCTCCTCTCTCATGTGTATCTCCGTCTCTCTTTGTGTGTCGTTCTTTTAATTATAGAAGATGAAATTTGCTcacttctctttcttctttcgcTCCTCTTCCATGGTAAAATGCTAAACATGCATGATATGTCTTTGTCTATCATATTGGACTCTTAATGGCTATCAGTTTGCAGCAACAAATTTATCTTCTGATCAATTCCTTTGGTTACAATCCCTCGAGATTGGACAAGGGAGATGATTGaaaagagaagaggaagaaagagGAGAGAGGGAACAGAGAAGTGGGtaagactaaaaaaaatatatgtttttcaagtcatcttgtcacgtcatatttttaattaattttatatttaaatttaataaatttattacttGATGGACTTTTTAAACCTATTCTTGAAAACTCTATGACTAAAATGACCCATCTGAAATATTATGAACTAAACGCACCAATTACCTAAGAGatatttttctcttatagatagtTAAATGTTGCATGGGCTACAACTATCTTTGTATAAGTAGTTGTCCAATAAAAAATATCATGtcatatttttttactttttttctttatatatataaaaaaaggagAATATGGGGCTACACTTAATCATACTTCTTGTTTATTTCTTTGGATGATCATAGAACCTTTATAAAAGCTTAATGACTTTTGATAGTCTATAGATTTTGTTCCAAAATGATATTAGctaaacaataatttaataacATATGAACTTTATATCAACATATATTTGagctttaatatatattttgtctCCCTTGGCTTCCAAATagtatttaatcttttaatatattttttttctaattttagtatCTTAATTTTCAAAGTACTTGTTtccatttctaatttttttaaaagtatatttttatctttggtCACATGAATTTGAGTATGTATATTAATCTAATGACAAGAGCATCTATTTGAGTCACATAGGTTGCATACACCAATTAGGTGGGTGGATAAAAGGTGATAAATGAATTGCAATAAATTGATTGaagcttttaaaattattttaaagacAAAAATTGGTCAATTCTGAAAATTATAGACTAAAATAGTCACTTCCAAAATTATAGATAccaaaataaatctaaaatgtTTATATCGACGAAGGATTGGTTTTTGAAATTGATgttacttttaaaataataggtATTAGCAGTTGtacttttagaaaaattagtTGTGACAGGAAGTAAAAATAGTAtatgataaattttaattttaaactttaatataaatgtttgGTAAATTAGTACTAAATTCTTATGATTTAGCTATAATGACCCAAGTACagatactattttatttatttttatattgacGTTTactatcataattttttttaaatggatatttaatatcaaatttattatAAGATAGTTATTCAAAA
This DNA window, taken from Benincasa hispida cultivar B227 chromosome 6, ASM972705v1, whole genome shotgun sequence, encodes the following:
- the LOC120079200 gene encoding probable auxin efflux carrier component 1b, with protein sequence MIAGKDVFNILGAIVPMYFPPTIAYITVRWFNLFTDEQSAGINRFVRLLAIPFLCFHVISTNNLLAINLKLFAADSLQKLVFLAALFLWNFLCKSASLDWVITLFSLSCLPNTLIIGLPMTTAMYGQASVGLMIQTVVFQGVIWVNVLIVLFEYRAARLTFVAESSKLSRAEIQRRCGFTKLFPEETEVSVVCVDGDGNEGFPAKETRPIDDGSGFEKDVVRSEHTSSTKGTSSGMTKFVVCMLWKKIRQNPITYSSLLGIIWSLISFKYNIKLPTLLQRCVLMFSDTGQALALFSLGIFMAAQPNIIACSILEIASAMLVRFLVSPMLVAAISKLVDLHGIALYTAILQAAFPPGIVSFVLAKEYNVHPNIISTSVVFGMLIAFPIILSYYLLLGAIFE